In Cyprinus carpio isolate SPL01 chromosome A1, ASM1834038v1, whole genome shotgun sequence, the following proteins share a genomic window:
- the LOC109091212 gene encoding pyridoxal kinase-like — MECRVLSIQSHVVRGYVGNKSASFPLQVLGFEVDSINSVQFSNHTGYSHWKGQVLTADELHVLYEGIKLNNVNHYDYVLTGYTRDTSFLEMVVDIVQELKRANPNLVYVCDPVLGDHGSMYVPQNLHPVYKNKVVPVADIITPNQFEAELLTGKNISTEKDAVEVMDLLHKMGPDTVVITSSDLPPRLGDRFLVSFGSQRILMPDGTRKTQRIRIEVPKVDAVFVGTGDLFAAMLLAWTHHYPTDLKTACEKTFSVMHHVIQRTISYAHEMAGPGRRPSPSQLELRMVQSKADIEDPAIVMEATVL; from the exons ATGGAGTGCCGAGTGCTGTCGATTCAGAGTCATGTCGTGAGAGGATACGTGGGCAATAAATCTGCATCCTTTCCGTTACAG GTCTTGGGGTTTGAGGTAGACTCGATCAACTCTGTTCAGTTCTCCAACCACACAG GGTACTCTCACTGGAAGGGACAGGTCTTGACTGCAGATGAGCTTCATGTCCTGTATGAAGGGATCAAACTCAACAACGTCAACCACTATGACTATGTACTTACAG GTTACACTAGAGATACATCGTTTCTGGAGATGGTGGTTGACATTGTTCAAGAGCTGAAGAGGGCCAATCCTAACCTTGTATATG TTTGTGACCCTGTCTTGGGTGACCACGGTTCAATG TATGTTCCTCAGAATCTCCATCCTGTGTACAAAAATAAAGTGGTACCTGTGGCTGATATCATCACACCCAACCAGTTTGAGGCTGA GTTGTTGACAGGGAAGAATATCAGCACAGAGAAAGATGCTGTTGAG gtgatGGACCTGCTGCATAAGATGGGTCCAGACACTGTGGTCATCACCAGCTCTGATCTGCCCCCTCGTCTCGGAGACAGATTCCTGGTGTCTTTTGGAAGTCAGCgcattt TGATGCCGGATGGTACAAGGAAGACCCAGCGGATCCGAATAGAGGTGCCGAAGGTGGACGCAGTGTTTGTGGGGACCGGTGATCTATTTGCTGCTATGCTGTTGGCCTGGACTCACCATTACCCAACAGACCTCAAA ACAGCATGTGAGAAGACGTTCTCCGTCATGCACCATGTCATTCAGAGGACTATATCTTATGCCCATG AGATGGCAGGTCCTGGTAGAAGACCAAGCCCTTCCCAGCTGGAGTTACGGATGGTCCAGAGTAAAGCTGACATAGAGGATCCAGCCATAGTCATGGAGGCCACTGTTCTATAG